The Listeria welshimeri serovar 6b str. SLCC5334 genome has a window encoding:
- a CDS encoding conjugal transfer protein translates to MNFIKERKQPKPVVPKEEKAASIRTVRLSVLILTLFLVVSGPIALFQSSKMQGRIKNEQAALSQTIQEELLKNTSTPVASELYKQFLHPFITTYISIPADQKAFEERLNTLQDTYFNFEQEEEKNTGLERKLLSTDFYDLVSEQGQTIAKYKIAYEIITPITKEREVKKKEGDKEVTIKEKYIDYEKSEVKMLLNIPFVQLDNQSFKVTAYPYFSMEPALTSGKALQSTIDRSQYQRLENKEEKAITSFVQAFLEKYVSDSIEDMSFLMKEPELLTGDYQVTDVAIEPLIKEKQIVVFVTFKLVDGQTKSSHIETMTLGLKHRDNTYFIEKLQHYLGGI, encoded by the coding sequence ATGAACTTTATAAAAGAGAGAAAACAACCAAAGCCAGTTGTTCCAAAAGAAGAAAAAGCAGCGAGTATCCGAACCGTTCGTCTAAGTGTTCTGATCCTGACACTTTTTTTAGTGGTAAGTGGTCCAATTGCGTTGTTTCAGTCTTCCAAGATGCAAGGAAGGATAAAAAATGAACAAGCAGCATTATCACAAACCATTCAAGAAGAACTGTTGAAAAATACGAGTACGCCTGTTGCATCTGAATTATACAAGCAGTTCTTACATCCATTTATCACTACCTATATCTCAATTCCAGCTGATCAAAAAGCATTTGAAGAAAGACTTAATACGTTGCAGGATACCTATTTTAACTTTGAGCAGGAAGAAGAGAAAAATACAGGGCTTGAGAGAAAATTACTTTCTACTGATTTTTATGATTTGGTAAGTGAGCAGGGACAAACGATCGCAAAATATAAGATTGCTTATGAAATTATAACACCTATCACAAAAGAACGAGAAGTGAAGAAAAAAGAAGGAGACAAAGAAGTAACAATCAAAGAAAAATACATCGATTATGAGAAAAGTGAAGTAAAAATGTTACTCAATATTCCTTTTGTTCAATTAGACAATCAATCGTTTAAAGTTACTGCGTATCCTTATTTTTCAATGGAGCCTGCTTTAACATCTGGAAAGGCACTTCAATCAACAATTGATCGATCTCAGTACCAACGACTAGAGAATAAAGAAGAAAAAGCAATTACCAGTTTTGTGCAAGCTTTTCTTGAAAAATATGTTTCAGATTCGATAGAAGACATGAGCTTTTTGATGAAAGAGCCAGAGTTATTGACTGGTGATTATCAAGTTACAGATGTAGCGATTGAACCTTTAATAAAAGAGAAACAGATTGTCGTCTTTGTTACGTTCAAACTAGTGGATGGACAGACCAAAAGTAGTCATATAGAAACGATGACATTAGGACTGAAACACCGAGACAACACGTATTTTATTGAAAAATTACAGCACTATCTAGGAGGAATTTAA